A window of the Egibacter rhizosphaerae genome harbors these coding sequences:
- the bktB gene encoding beta-ketothiolase BktB, with protein MSDVLVLSGTRTAVGKYGGAFRETPPSELAAAVVREAVRRASVESDAVEHVVFGHVINTETRDMYLARVASVHGGVPIEAPALTVNRLCGSGLQAIVSAAQSITLGDASVAVAGGAECMSRAPYWVPHARWGARMGDGLLVDAMLGGLTDPFDDCHMGITAENVAERWNISREDQDALAVESHQRAARARDDGRFDEQILPIEVRSDKANATVTADEHIRPDTDVDRLGKLPPAFREGGSVTAGNAAGINDGAAALVLANERTAEALGAARPLGRLLGYAHAGVEPNVMGIGPVPAVQRVLDDTGLVANDLDVIELNEAFAAQALAVMRDLKLPPERTNPNGSGISIGHPVGATGAVLTVKALYELERVQGRYALVTMCIGGGQGIAAIFERV; from the coding sequence ATCAGCGACGTTCTCGTCCTGAGCGGGACCCGCACGGCAGTGGGCAAGTACGGCGGCGCGTTCCGGGAGACCCCTCCGAGCGAGCTTGCTGCCGCGGTTGTCCGCGAGGCGGTCCGGCGAGCCAGCGTCGAGTCAGACGCGGTCGAGCACGTGGTCTTCGGTCACGTCATCAACACCGAGACCCGCGACATGTATCTCGCTCGAGTCGCGAGCGTGCACGGGGGCGTGCCGATCGAGGCGCCGGCACTCACGGTGAACCGGTTGTGCGGCAGCGGCCTGCAGGCGATCGTCTCCGCCGCGCAGAGCATCACGCTCGGGGACGCGTCGGTGGCGGTCGCCGGCGGCGCGGAGTGTATGAGCCGCGCGCCCTACTGGGTGCCCCACGCGCGCTGGGGCGCGCGCATGGGCGACGGGTTGCTCGTCGACGCGATGCTCGGCGGCCTCACCGATCCCTTCGACGACTGCCACATGGGTATCACCGCCGAAAACGTCGCCGAGCGCTGGAACATCTCCCGCGAAGACCAAGACGCCCTCGCAGTCGAAAGCCACCAGCGGGCCGCTCGCGCCCGCGACGATGGCCGCTTCGACGAGCAAATCCTCCCGATCGAGGTGCGCAGCGACAAGGCGAACGCGACGGTGACCGCGGACGAGCACATCCGTCCAGACACCGACGTCGATCGGCTTGGCAAGCTACCGCCAGCGTTCCGCGAGGGCGGCAGCGTGACCGCCGGAAACGCTGCGGGGATTAACGACGGCGCCGCGGCCCTCGTCCTCGCCAATGAGAGAACCGCCGAGGCCCTTGGGGCCGCCCGCCCGCTCGGCCGACTACTGGGATACGCCCACGCAGGCGTCGAGCCAAACGTCATGGGCATCGGGCCAGTGCCGGCGGTGCAGCGCGTGCTCGACGACACGGGACTGGTCGCCAACGATCTGGACGTCATCGAGCTGAACGAGGCGTTCGCCGCACAGGCGCTCGCGGTGATGCGCGATCTGAAACTCCCCCCGGAACGAACCAATCCCAACGGCAGCGGCATCTCGATCGGCCATCCGGTCGGCGCCACCGGCGCGGTCCTGACCGTCAAAGCGCTCTACGAGCTAGAGCGTGTTCAGGGTCGGTACGCACTCGTCACGATGTGCATCGGCGGGGGGCAAGGCATCGCCGCCATCTTCGAACGCGTGTAA
- a CDS encoding (Fe-S)-binding protein, producing the protein MTFDADKLAQCVGCGMCLSACPTYAVTGLEQHNPRGRLVGMRLVHDGELSTLDPDYVDSMEGCVQCRACEPACPSLVEFGALMETARTDIEAARAHAPSRGGGRLRSSLVRWGLGLLRRPVLLRLGTILLSLAQLTRADRLLPRRLRLARRVRLRELAGRLPARQRADAWLFRGCVMDVWFRGAHGATLRLLERSGYRVDAARRGACCGALDLHQGFEDRAARSAAEVIAAHRGTSGPVVVDSAGCGAAMKEYGRLLGTEEARVFADRVRDMSELVDPNTLPAGVLREPVAYQHACHLRNVQHVESAPVALLDRVLGPGQLRRTADGERCCGAGGAYNALRPDLAEPIGARKRDAVTATGATRVTSGNPGCLLQLAQHGLPVVHIAEVLWEAVETAER; encoded by the coding sequence ATGACCTTCGATGCGGACAAGCTTGCCCAGTGCGTCGGTTGCGGAATGTGCCTCTCGGCGTGCCCGACCTACGCCGTCACGGGGCTCGAGCAGCACAACCCACGAGGTCGGCTCGTGGGGATGCGTCTCGTCCACGACGGGGAACTGTCGACGCTCGACCCCGACTACGTCGACAGCATGGAAGGCTGCGTGCAGTGCCGGGCATGCGAGCCAGCGTGCCCCTCGCTCGTGGAGTTCGGCGCGCTCATGGAGACCGCACGGACCGATATCGAGGCTGCTCGTGCGCACGCCCCTTCGAGGGGCGGTGGGCGCCTGCGATCATCACTGGTGCGCTGGGGCCTCGGGTTGCTGCGGAGGCCGGTACTCCTGCGCCTTGGCACTATCCTGCTCTCGCTCGCCCAGCTGACGCGTGCCGACCGTCTACTCCCGCGTCGGTTGCGACTCGCGAGGAGGGTCCGGCTCCGTGAGCTCGCTGGGCGTCTGCCGGCGCGCCAACGGGCCGATGCGTGGCTGTTCCGGGGCTGCGTGATGGACGTGTGGTTCCGGGGCGCGCACGGGGCCACGCTGCGGCTGCTGGAGCGTTCGGGCTACCGGGTCGACGCCGCCCGGCGTGGCGCTTGCTGCGGGGCGCTCGACCTGCACCAGGGGTTCGAGGACCGGGCGGCGCGCTCGGCCGCGGAGGTGATCGCCGCGCACCGGGGCACCTCAGGACCGGTCGTCGTTGACAGCGCCGGTTGCGGCGCGGCCATGAAGGAGTACGGACGGCTGCTCGGCACGGAGGAAGCGCGAGTGTTCGCCGACCGCGTCCGGGACATGAGCGAACTCGTGGACCCGAACACCTTGCCGGCGGGAGTCCTCCGCGAACCGGTCGCCTACCAGCACGCCTGCCATCTCCGCAACGTCCAGCACGTCGAGAGTGCGCCGGTCGCCCTGCTCGACCGCGTGCTGGGGCCGGGTCAGCTGCGCAGGACAGCCGATGGGGAACGATGTTGCGGGGCCGGGGGTGCCTACAACGCGCTTCGCCCCGACCTCGCCGAGCCGATCGGCGCTCGCAAGCGGGACGCCGTGACGGCCACGGGGGCCACACGCGTCACGTCCGGTAACCCCGGCTGCCTGCTGCAGCTCGCCCAACACGGCCTTCCAGTGGTCCATATCGCGGAGGTGCTTTGGGAGGCGGTCGAGACCGCCGAGCGATAG
- a CDS encoding FAD-binding protein produces MTESPATPVERLPTSEDEVVEAVRELTARAACDVVGAGTLVGARTESDPAVSTRNLTGVVDHRPSDLVVRVRPGTPWRELDGVLADVGQECPIEGPATTVGGQVASGLTGLRRLGAGHLRNWVLGTRFVSAEGEIVRSGGGTVKNVTGYDVTRLLVGSWGTLGILTEITLTVRPRPAAARWYRVAGRLDAAARRELRTAASVLRDAGDTYVRLEGHPSDCDRDAERGGLLEAPAPEVPSAVRIAVPPPEVEAVVGQLTGRYLVEEGLGIIHADASATEVPTLTRLVRERSGRVLCLEAAGAEPLFAAFEGPRPLDAAVKQALDPVGVLAPWRFQR; encoded by the coding sequence ATGACCGAGTCCCCGGCGACACCCGTTGAACGTCTGCCGACGAGCGAGGACGAGGTCGTCGAGGCGGTGCGCGAGCTCACCGCCCGGGCTGCCTGCGACGTCGTCGGAGCAGGCACGCTCGTCGGTGCGCGGACCGAATCCGACCCGGCGGTCTCCACACGCAACCTGACCGGTGTCGTTGACCACCGCCCGTCCGATCTCGTGGTCCGGGTTCGGCCGGGGACGCCGTGGCGGGAACTCGATGGGGTCCTCGCCGATGTGGGGCAGGAGTGCCCGATCGAGGGGCCTGCCACGACGGTCGGTGGGCAAGTCGCAAGCGGGCTCACCGGGCTCCGAAGGCTCGGCGCAGGCCACCTGCGCAACTGGGTGCTCGGCACCCGATTCGTCTCCGCAGAGGGCGAGATCGTTCGCAGCGGGGGCGGCACGGTGAAGAACGTCACCGGCTATGACGTGACGCGGCTGCTCGTCGGGTCGTGGGGCACCCTCGGCATCCTCACCGAGATCACCCTCACCGTTCGGCCGAGACCTGCTGCGGCGCGCTGGTACCGCGTCGCCGGTCGGCTCGACGCCGCCGCGCGGCGTGAGCTACGTACCGCGGCTTCGGTCCTGCGCGATGCCGGCGACACCTATGTTCGCCTGGAGGGGCATCCCTCCGATTGCGACCGTGACGCGGAGCGGGGAGGACTCCTCGAGGCGCCGGCGCCGGAGGTGCCTTCAGCCGTGCGGATCGCGGTGCCGCCCCCGGAGGTCGAGGCGGTCGTGGGGCAGCTCACGGGTCGCTACCTCGTCGAGGAGGGCCTCGGCATCATCCACGCCGACGCGTCGGCCACCGAGGTCCCCACCCTCACCCGCCTTGTCCGCGAGCGGTCCGGACGCGTCCTGTGCCTTGAGGCCGCCGGAGCCGAGCCGCTGTTCGCGGCCTTCGAGGGACCCCGCCCGCTCGACGCTGCGGTGAAACAGGCGCTCGATCCCGTTGGCGTGCTCGCGCCCTGGAGATTCCAGCGATGA
- a CDS encoding FAD-binding oxidoreductase: MVIPNGVADLFAELVDIVGADGVHVGTFNRALYRSDAGPLNAEPLGVCLPGKSEEVERVVGACARRGVAMTPRGAGTGLAGGTVPLHRTLVVSLARMDRVTELDVEAGTALIEPGVVNSDLDAMVAPHGLRFAPDPSSQVACTLGGNVATNAGGAHCLAYGVTSAHVLELDLVDVHGRRHRLDGPAHEHDGYDLRGVTVGSEGTIGFVTSARLRLQPSPDAIRTVLAAFPSVRTAAESVADIVAEGAGPAALELMDKEAVRCVEPYARAGYPLDAGAVLLAEFEGPEGAVEHGLGIALAAVARHGSADPTIARTEDERARLWKGRKAIGGAVAGVAPDYYLHDVVVPRSRLADVLEEVGRIATDEQVTIVNAVHAGDGNLHPIIAFDRRDREEVARTLRAGERIVEVAIANGGVVSGEHGIGLEKQAFLCEDGIMTAEDRAFQARLRDALDDLGLANPGKVLPAPATCAEAQHTLVPEGAWI, translated from the coding sequence ATGGTCATACCAAATGGGGTAGCCGACCTCTTCGCGGAACTCGTGGACATCGTCGGCGCCGACGGCGTGCACGTGGGGACCTTCAACCGTGCGCTGTACCGCAGCGATGCCGGGCCGCTGAATGCCGAGCCGCTCGGGGTGTGCCTTCCCGGCAAGTCGGAAGAGGTCGAGCGAGTCGTGGGCGCTTGCGCGCGCCGAGGTGTCGCAATGACTCCTCGGGGGGCGGGCACGGGCTTGGCGGGTGGCACGGTGCCCCTGCACCGGACGCTCGTGGTCTCCCTCGCGCGGATGGACCGGGTGACCGAGCTCGATGTCGAGGCGGGGACGGCCCTGATCGAACCGGGGGTCGTGAACTCCGATCTGGATGCGATGGTCGCTCCTCACGGCTTGCGGTTCGCCCCTGACCCGTCGAGCCAGGTCGCGTGCACCCTCGGGGGCAACGTCGCCACGAACGCCGGGGGAGCGCACTGCCTCGCGTACGGGGTCACGAGCGCACACGTCCTCGAGCTTGACCTCGTCGACGTGCACGGCCGCCGCCACCGGCTGGATGGGCCCGCGCACGAGCACGACGGCTACGACCTTCGCGGGGTGACCGTCGGGAGCGAGGGGACCATCGGGTTCGTCACGTCGGCCCGCTTGCGGCTCCAGCCCTCGCCCGACGCGATCCGGACCGTGCTCGCGGCGTTCCCCTCGGTGCGCACTGCGGCCGAATCGGTTGCCGACATCGTCGCGGAGGGGGCGGGGCCAGCGGCGCTGGAGCTCATGGACAAGGAGGCGGTTCGTTGTGTCGAGCCGTACGCCCGTGCCGGCTACCCCCTCGACGCGGGTGCGGTGCTCCTCGCCGAGTTCGAAGGCCCGGAGGGTGCGGTGGAGCACGGCCTCGGGATCGCGCTCGCCGCCGTCGCCAGGCACGGCAGCGCCGACCCCACGATCGCCAGGACCGAGGACGAGCGGGCGAGGCTGTGGAAGGGCCGCAAGGCGATCGGGGGTGCGGTGGCGGGGGTCGCACCGGATTACTACCTGCACGATGTCGTCGTCCCCCGCTCGAGGCTCGCGGACGTCCTCGAGGAGGTCGGCCGGATCGCCACCGACGAGCAGGTGACGATCGTCAACGCCGTCCACGCCGGTGACGGCAACCTGCACCCGATCATCGCCTTCGACCGGCGCGACCGGGAGGAGGTCGCGCGCACCCTTCGAGCCGGCGAGCGGATCGTGGAGGTCGCGATCGCCAACGGTGGAGTCGTCTCCGGCGAGCACGGGATCGGTCTCGAGAAGCAGGCGTTCCTGTGTGAGGACGGGATCATGACGGCCGAGGATCGCGCGTTTCAGGCACGCCTTCGCGACGCGCTCGACGATCTCGGTCTCGCGAACCCCGGGAAGGTGCTGCCGGCTCCCGCCACGTGCGCCGAGGCGCAGCACACCCTCGTCCCCGAAGGGGCGTGGATATGA
- a CDS encoding FadR/GntR family transcriptional regulator produces the protein MQEPSSELHLRPVERRRAYQEVVAQIQQEILAGRLRSGDRLPGERQLSEMLGVSRSSVREALRVLETLDIVRARTGTGPESGSIIVGEAGGTMGGVLLMHAALDHFSLEDVVNVRVALEGQAVRAAAQLRDDEQLASLEKLVHRMESGDLGPEEFLELDSSFHVVIAQASGNRLTGYVMQSLRQLIEHWLGQLLLPHPGWPELRTALASEHREVFEAIRDGDGERGAEILTEHIRKAYERVKR, from the coding sequence ATGCAAGAGCCGTCGTCGGAGCTACACCTACGACCGGTCGAGCGCCGCCGCGCCTACCAGGAGGTCGTGGCGCAGATCCAACAGGAGATCCTCGCCGGCCGGTTGCGGTCCGGGGATCGGCTGCCTGGCGAGCGCCAGCTCTCGGAGATGCTCGGCGTCAGCCGTTCGTCTGTCCGAGAGGCGCTGCGAGTGCTCGAAACGCTCGACATCGTGCGCGCACGCACCGGCACCGGACCCGAATCGGGGAGCATCATCGTTGGTGAGGCGGGTGGGACGATGGGCGGGGTGCTTCTCATGCACGCCGCGCTGGACCACTTCTCACTCGAGGACGTCGTCAACGTGCGCGTCGCTCTCGAGGGACAGGCGGTCCGAGCAGCGGCACAGCTGCGTGACGACGAACAGCTCGCGAGCCTCGAGAAGCTCGTCCACCGAATGGAGTCCGGGGACCTCGGTCCCGAGGAGTTTCTCGAGCTCGACAGCTCGTTCCACGTCGTGATTGCGCAAGCGTCGGGCAATCGCCTCACGGGGTATGTGATGCAGTCGCTGCGGCAGCTGATCGAACACTGGCTCGGCCAGCTCCTGCTGCCGCACCCGGGATGGCCCGAATTGCGCACGGCACTGGCTTCCGAGCACCGCGAGGTGTTCGAGGCGATCCGGGACGGGGACGGGGAACGGGGTGCCGAGATCCTTACCGAGCACATCCGGAAGGCGTACGAACGCGTGAAGCGCTGA
- the dmpG gene encoding 4-hydroxy-2-oxovalerate aldolase codes for MTQPQVRDVRITDSTLRDGSHAMSHQFTADQVRRVARGLDDAGVPVIEVSHGDGLGGSSFNYGFSREPEAALVQAAVEAVDQARIAALLLPGVGSAGELRVVADLGVSVARVATHCTEADISLQHFELARDLGMETVGFLMLSHMTDPEELAKQARIMVDGGCQSVYVVDSAGALLPEGVRDRVSALRAEIGTEAEVGVHAHNNLGMGVANSIAAVDVGAVQVDGACRSLGAGAGNAPTEVVAAVLDRRDVSTGVDLPAVMGVAEDVVRPIMHREPVCDRNAIVMGHSGVYSSFLLHAECAAERYGVPAHAILQEVGRRRYVGGQEDMIIDIAVELSGGR; via the coding sequence ATGACGCAGCCCCAGGTGCGCGACGTGCGCATCACCGACTCGACCCTGCGCGACGGCAGTCACGCGATGTCCCACCAGTTCACCGCCGACCAGGTACGTCGGGTCGCTCGGGGGCTCGACGACGCAGGCGTCCCGGTGATCGAGGTCAGCCATGGGGACGGGCTGGGAGGCTCGTCCTTCAACTATGGGTTCAGCCGGGAGCCCGAGGCCGCGCTCGTCCAAGCGGCCGTCGAAGCCGTCGACCAGGCCCGCATCGCCGCGTTGCTCCTACCCGGGGTCGGGTCCGCAGGGGAACTGCGGGTGGTCGCCGATCTCGGCGTGTCCGTGGCCCGCGTCGCGACGCATTGCACCGAGGCCGACATCTCGCTGCAGCACTTCGAGCTCGCCCGCGACCTAGGCATGGAGACCGTCGGGTTTCTCATGCTCAGCCACATGACGGATCCGGAAGAGCTCGCAAAACAGGCTCGGATCATGGTCGACGGCGGCTGCCAGTCCGTCTACGTCGTCGACTCGGCGGGCGCGCTGCTGCCGGAGGGCGTGCGTGATCGTGTGTCCGCGCTCCGAGCGGAAATCGGCACCGAAGCCGAGGTGGGTGTGCACGCACACAACAACCTCGGGATGGGGGTCGCGAACTCGATCGCGGCGGTGGACGTCGGCGCGGTCCAAGTGGACGGGGCCTGTCGGTCGCTCGGTGCCGGTGCCGGTAACGCTCCCACCGAGGTCGTTGCCGCGGTTCTCGACCGTCGGGACGTATCGACGGGGGTCGACCTCCCTGCGGTGATGGGGGTGGCCGAGGACGTGGTCCGGCCGATCATGCACCGGGAACCGGTCTGTGATCGAAATGCCATCGTCATGGGTCACTCCGGCGTGTACTCGAGCTTTCTACTGCACGCCGAGTGTGCCGCGGAGCGCTATGGCGTCCCCGCTCATGCAATCCTCCAAGAGGTCGGCCGCCGCCGGTACGTTGGAGGCCAAGAGGACATGATCATCGATATCGCTGTGGAACTGTCAGGGGGACGTTGA